The Mycolicibacterium smegmatis genome has a window encoding:
- a CDS encoding dihydrolipoamide acetyltransferase family protein — MSTRDFLVPDLGEGLQDATITSWNVDVGDTVELNQTLCTVETNKAEVEIPSPYAGKVEALGGAAGDILAVGSLLVRIATSSDEPVEAHPGAHSRNGEAAQRKSVLVGYGADDSMDASRRRTHGPRARAKPPVRKLAADLGVDLGALGAGSGPDGIITRDDVLAAAGRSPAAYSAGTAQPSQTRDVRGVQAEMARRMALSRREIPDAHARVDVDCTALLRLRDRIRDAEPDLPVTPFVLTLRLLTVALRRHEVLNATWMETTGGPQIHQHSAVHLGIGVAAPRGLLVPVVRDAQGMTTRQLAVTVARLVESARAGTLSPAELTGSTFTVSNFGALGVDDGVPVINYPEAAILGMGSLRERPVVVDGAVVARPTMSLTCVFDHRIADGAQAAAFLGELRGLIEEPDLALLDL, encoded by the coding sequence GTGAGCACCCGGGACTTCCTGGTGCCCGATCTCGGTGAGGGCCTCCAGGACGCGACCATCACCAGCTGGAACGTCGACGTCGGCGACACCGTCGAGTTGAACCAGACGCTGTGCACGGTCGAGACCAACAAGGCCGAGGTCGAGATCCCCAGCCCGTATGCAGGCAAGGTGGAAGCGCTCGGCGGCGCGGCAGGGGACATCCTTGCCGTGGGGTCGTTGCTGGTGCGTATCGCCACGTCCTCCGACGAGCCGGTCGAGGCGCATCCTGGGGCGCATTCGAGGAACGGTGAAGCCGCACAACGCAAGTCGGTGCTCGTCGGGTACGGCGCCGACGACTCGATGGATGCCAGCCGCCGCCGCACGCACGGTCCGCGAGCACGTGCCAAGCCGCCCGTGCGCAAACTGGCCGCCGATCTCGGCGTCGACCTGGGTGCGTTGGGTGCGGGATCCGGGCCAGACGGCATCATCACGCGCGACGACGTGCTGGCCGCGGCGGGCAGATCCCCGGCGGCGTACAGCGCCGGCACGGCTCAGCCGTCGCAGACCCGCGACGTGCGCGGCGTGCAGGCCGAGATGGCGCGGCGAATGGCGTTGTCGCGCCGCGAGATCCCCGATGCACACGCACGCGTTGACGTCGACTGCACCGCGCTGCTGCGGCTGCGCGACCGCATCCGCGACGCCGAACCCGACCTGCCCGTCACGCCGTTCGTGCTGACGCTGCGCCTGCTGACCGTCGCGTTGCGTCGTCACGAGGTGCTCAACGCGACGTGGATGGAGACCACCGGCGGCCCGCAGATCCATCAACACTCGGCGGTGCACCTGGGGATCGGTGTCGCCGCGCCGCGCGGTCTGCTGGTGCCAGTGGTGCGCGATGCGCAGGGCATGACCACGCGGCAACTCGCGGTCACGGTGGCCCGGCTCGTCGAAAGCGCCCGCGCGGGCACGCTGTCGCCTGCCGAACTGACGGGGTCGACGTTCACGGTGTCGAACTTCGGCGCGCTCGGCGTCGACGACGGCGTTCCGGTGATCAACTACCCCGAGGCCGCGATCCTCGGCATGGGCTCGCTGCGGGAGCGGCCCGTCGTGGTCGACGGAGCCGTCGTGGCCCGCCCGACGATGTCGCTCACCTGCGTGTTCGACCACCGCATCGCCGACGGGGCCCAGGCCGCGGCGTTCCTCGGCGAACTACGCGGGCTGATCGAGGAACCCGACCTGGCTCTCCTCGATCTCTGA
- a CDS encoding alpha-ketoacid dehydrogenase subunit beta, producing MTQIIDRPAAQGDAPEPWGSILTPAAAQAPVPAVTELTMVQAINRALRDAMAADERVLVFGEDVATLGGVFRVTDGLTESFGAERCFDTPLAESAIIGIAVGFAIRGFVPVPEIQFDGFSYPAFDQIASHLAKYRMRTHGDIDMPVTVRIPSFGGIGAVEHHSESTETYWLHTAGLKVVVPSTPSDAYWLLRESISSPDPVIYLEPKRRYWAREAVDTTTPALPIGRAAVRRNGSDVTVITYGGLVATALSAAELAEDRGWSMEVVDLRSLNPLDFDTVADSVRRTGRAVVMHEGPRTLGFGAELAARISEELFYDLEAPVLRATGFDTPYPPARLEKLWLPGVDRLLDCVERAMEQP from the coding sequence ATGACCCAGATCATCGACCGACCCGCGGCGCAGGGCGACGCGCCCGAGCCGTGGGGCAGCATCCTGACCCCGGCTGCAGCCCAGGCTCCCGTCCCGGCAGTCACCGAACTCACCATGGTGCAGGCGATCAACCGTGCGCTGCGCGACGCGATGGCCGCCGACGAGCGCGTCCTGGTCTTCGGGGAGGACGTCGCGACGCTCGGCGGCGTGTTCCGGGTGACCGACGGGCTCACCGAAAGCTTCGGCGCCGAACGGTGTTTCGACACCCCGCTCGCCGAATCGGCGATCATCGGCATCGCCGTGGGTTTCGCGATACGTGGTTTCGTCCCGGTCCCGGAGATCCAGTTCGACGGCTTCAGCTACCCGGCGTTCGACCAGATCGCCAGCCATCTCGCGAAATACCGGATGCGGACCCACGGCGACATCGACATGCCGGTGACGGTGCGCATCCCGTCGTTCGGCGGGATCGGGGCCGTCGAGCACCATTCGGAATCCACCGAGACCTACTGGCTGCACACCGCGGGCCTCAAGGTCGTCGTGCCGTCCACGCCGTCGGACGCGTACTGGCTGCTGCGCGAATCGATCAGCAGCCCCGACCCGGTGATCTATCTGGAGCCCAAACGCCGCTACTGGGCCCGCGAGGCCGTCGACACCACCACGCCGGCGCTGCCCATCGGCCGGGCCGCGGTGCGGCGCAACGGATCCGACGTCACCGTGATCACCTACGGCGGGCTGGTCGCCACCGCACTGTCGGCGGCCGAACTCGCCGAGGACCGCGGCTGGAGCATGGAAGTGGTCGACCTGCGATCGCTCAACCCGCTCGACTTCGACACCGTCGCGGATTCGGTGCGGCGCACCGGTCGCGCCGTGGTGATGCACGAAGGCCCACGCACACTGGGTTTCGGCGCCGAACTGGCCGCACGGATCTCCGAGGAGCTGTTCTACGACCTTGAGGCTCCCGTGTTGCGGGCCACCGGGTTCGACACGCCCTACCCACCGGCCCGGCTCGAGAAGCTGTGGCTGCCCGGCGTGGACCGACTGCTCGACTGCGTCGAACGCGCGATGGAGCAGCCGTGA
- the pdhA gene encoding pyruvate dehydrogenase (acetyl-transferring) E1 component subunit alpha — MAMQYSSAPGYDTGFDPEPVQLVAADGSPSPDRPPSRYSRDLPPETLSWLYESMVVTRNLDVEFVNLQRQGELALFASCRGQEAAQIGAAACLRKTDWLFPQYREIGAFLLRGITPAQMGAVWRGKWHGGLSFTDKCVAPIAIPIGTHGLHAVGAAMAAQRLGEDSVTVAFLGDGATSEGDAHEAFNLATVFRAPCVFVIQNNQWAISVPVSRQQAGPTIAHRAIGYGMPGIRVDGNDVLACYAVMSEAAERARRGEGPTLIEAVTYRMGPHTTSDDPTRYRPAEEVEAWAARDPIARYRTYLQNIGVWTERLEERVAARSSRLCAELRDAIVGAPDVDPAEMFDTVYADITPELARQRDQLLSELAKEA, encoded by the coding sequence ATGGCCATGCAGTATTCGTCTGCGCCCGGGTACGACACCGGGTTCGACCCCGAACCTGTGCAGTTGGTTGCTGCCGACGGTTCACCCTCACCTGACAGACCCCCCTCGCGCTACAGCCGCGACCTCCCTCCGGAGACGCTGAGCTGGCTCTACGAATCGATGGTCGTCACGCGCAACCTCGACGTCGAGTTCGTCAACCTGCAACGACAGGGTGAGCTGGCGCTGTTCGCGTCGTGCCGCGGTCAGGAGGCCGCGCAGATCGGCGCGGCGGCGTGCCTGCGAAAGACCGACTGGCTGTTCCCGCAGTACCGCGAGATCGGCGCGTTCCTGCTGCGCGGCATCACGCCGGCCCAGATGGGTGCGGTGTGGCGCGGCAAGTGGCACGGCGGCCTGTCGTTCACCGACAAGTGCGTCGCACCCATTGCGATCCCCATCGGCACCCACGGTCTGCACGCCGTCGGCGCGGCGATGGCCGCGCAGCGTCTCGGCGAGGACTCGGTGACCGTGGCGTTCCTCGGGGACGGCGCCACCAGCGAAGGCGACGCGCACGAGGCCTTCAACCTGGCCACGGTGTTCCGCGCGCCGTGCGTGTTCGTCATCCAGAACAACCAGTGGGCGATCTCCGTGCCGGTCAGCCGCCAGCAGGCCGGCCCGACCATCGCCCACCGCGCGATCGGCTACGGCATGCCCGGCATCCGCGTCGACGGCAACGACGTGCTCGCCTGCTACGCGGTGATGTCCGAGGCCGCCGAGCGGGCCCGCCGCGGCGAGGGGCCGACGCTGATCGAGGCCGTCACCTACCGCATGGGCCCGCACACCACTTCCGACGATCCGACCCGCTACCGCCCGGCCGAGGAGGTCGAGGCGTGGGCGGCGCGCGATCCCATCGCGCGGTACCGCACCTACCTGCAGAACATCGGGGTGTGGACCGAGCGCCTCGAAGAGCGGGTGGCCGCGCGGTCTTCGCGGCTGTGCGCCGAGTTGCGCGACGCCATCGTCGGTGCACCCGACGTCGACCCGGCCGAGATGTTCGACACGGTCTACGCCGACATCACACCTGAACTGGCGCGTCAACGTGATCAGTTGCTGTCCGAGTTGGCGAAGGAGGCCTGA
- a CDS encoding HpcH/HpaI aldolase/citrate lyase family protein, translating to MGLATTGPAWLFCPADRPERFEKAAAAADVVILDLEDGAGDKPAAREALLSTPLDPARTVVRINPGDSPEQKLDLDVLSQTAYTTVMLPKCESAAQVTALAPLEVVLIVETPLGALKVDEAAAAANTWGVMWGAEDLFGFLGGTNNRFPDDSYRDVAKYVRSRSLLAAKAFGKQALDSVYIDIRNLDGLRAEVDDAVAVGFDVKVAIHPSQVAVIREGYMPTPEQARWAREVLAAAETQPGAFAFEGMMVDAPVLRRAERIAALAPDNG from the coding sequence ATGGGTCTGGCGACCACCGGCCCGGCGTGGCTGTTCTGCCCGGCAGATCGTCCGGAACGTTTCGAGAAGGCCGCCGCGGCGGCCGATGTGGTGATCCTCGACCTCGAGGACGGGGCCGGCGACAAACCGGCCGCCCGCGAGGCGCTGTTGAGTACACCGCTGGATCCCGCGCGTACCGTGGTGCGCATCAACCCCGGTGACTCACCGGAGCAGAAACTCGACCTCGACGTGCTGTCGCAGACCGCGTACACCACCGTCATGCTGCCCAAGTGCGAATCTGCCGCACAGGTCACCGCTCTGGCGCCGCTGGAGGTCGTGCTGATCGTCGAGACCCCGCTGGGCGCGCTCAAGGTCGACGAGGCCGCCGCGGCCGCGAACACCTGGGGCGTCATGTGGGGCGCCGAAGACCTGTTCGGCTTCCTCGGCGGCACGAACAACCGGTTCCCCGACGACTCCTACCGCGACGTCGCCAAGTACGTCCGGTCTCGCTCACTGCTCGCGGCGAAGGCCTTCGGCAAGCAGGCCCTGGATTCGGTGTACATCGACATCAGGAATCTCGACGGACTGCGCGCCGAGGTCGACGATGCCGTCGCGGTCGGTTTCGACGTCAAGGTCGCCATCCATCCCAGCCAGGTCGCGGTGATCCGCGAGGGCTACATGCCCACGCCCGAGCAGGCGCGGTGGGCGCGGGAGGTGCTCGCGGCCGCCGAGACGCAGCCGGGGGCCTTCGCATTCGAGGGCATGATGGTCGACGCGCCCGTCCTGCGTCGCGCCGAACGCATCGCCGCGCTGGCACCCGATAACGGTTAG
- a CDS encoding MaoC family dehydratase produces the protein MTDAVGAKKVVEQRGLWFEEFEIGVVYKHRPGRTITEADNVLFTTLTMNTQALHLDAAFSDALPPFNQRLVNSMFTLSTLVGLSVAQLTQGTIVGNLGFSEISFPKPLFHGDTLYAETEILEKRASKSRPGEGILTFAHTGRNQHGDIVATAQRKTMVRMRPEGEA, from the coding sequence GTGACGGATGCAGTGGGCGCGAAGAAGGTGGTGGAGCAACGCGGTCTCTGGTTCGAGGAGTTCGAGATCGGTGTGGTCTACAAACACCGTCCCGGGCGCACCATCACCGAGGCCGACAACGTCCTGTTCACCACGCTGACCATGAACACCCAGGCGCTGCACCTGGATGCGGCGTTCTCCGATGCGCTGCCGCCGTTCAACCAGCGTCTGGTGAACTCGATGTTCACGCTGTCCACCCTGGTCGGTCTCTCGGTGGCCCAGCTGACGCAGGGCACCATCGTCGGCAACCTGGGATTCTCCGAGATCTCCTTTCCCAAACCGCTTTTCCACGGCGACACGCTCTACGCCGAGACCGAGATCCTGGAGAAGCGCGCCTCCAAGAGCAGGCCGGGGGAGGGCATCCTGACTTTCGCGCACACCGGCCGTAACCAGCACGGTGACATCGTGGCGACCGCCCAGCGCAAGACCATGGTGCGGATGCGTCCGGAAGGAGAGGCGTGA